A DNA window from Palaemon carinicauda isolate YSFRI2023 chromosome 39, ASM3689809v2, whole genome shotgun sequence contains the following coding sequences:
- the LOC137631353 gene encoding basic proline-rich protein-like — protein MATPGHWLKRDANEMGKRKHREHLDKIDDIISGKTSQGCPLHARPGGPLPPLDSPGEPSPPPPGPGGASPPSRQPGRAFPPLVSPGGQPPIPPAREGLPTPASLAGLPLSCQPRAGLPPLTAARAVPPALQPAQAGLLPSSQPGRASPLRPAGASLPPSHNPTQASLLQAPRACLPPPTSPSGHPPTSRQPKWVSPHPASLGGPPPLPPAQAGLPTSRQPGRAFSLPPAQEGLPPSRQPGMPPALLRAPGRLPPLPTAWAGFPPLPPTRAGLPHSRQPTQASPLRKPRVGLPPPTSPGGPPPSRQHGRAFTLPASLGGPPPLPPVREGLPPSRQTGRASHLPPDRAGLPYLSPARRALSTPASPGGPLPLPLARPGHPPLPPAQAVLSPLPPARAGLPPSRQPGRALTPPAIPGGHPPLPPAQAGLLPPASLGRPPPPPSSPGGPSPPPARPGRPPPPASPGGSPPSRQPWPASPLPPARAGLRPPTSTGGPPPLPPARKKPRHDMTCPRPFSYSILETNILVVMCAVY, from the exons gCAGGGCTGCCCGCTTCACGCCAGACCGGGAGGGCCTCTCCCCCCTCTCGACAGCCCAGGCgagccttccccccctccccccggcccgggaggggcctcccccccctcccgccagcccgggcgggccttcccccctctcgtcagcccgggcgggcaaccccccatcccgccagcccgggagggcctccccacTCCCGCCAGCctggcaggcctccccctctcctgccagcctcgggcgggcctcccccccctcacGGCAGCCCGGGCGGTTCCTCCCGCCCTCcagccagcccaggcgggcctcctgccctccagccagcccgggcgggcctcccccctccggCCAGCCGGGGCGAGCCTCCCCCCTTCCCATAATCCCACACAGGCCTCCCTCCTCCAGGCACCACGGGCATGCCtgccccctcccaccagcccgagCGGGCATCCCCCCACCTCTCGCCAGCCTAAGTGGGTttccccccatcccgccagcctgggcgggcctccccccctcccgccagcccaggcgggcctccccacctcgcgccagcccgggcgggccttctccctcccgccagcccaggagggcctccccccctcccgccagcccggcatGCCTCCAGCACTCCTACGAGCCCCGGGCAGGCTTCCCCCCCTCCCGACAGCCTGGGCGggcttcccccccctcccgccaacccgggcgggcctcccccactcCCGTCAGCCCACGCAGGCCTCCCCCCTCCGGAAACcacgggtgggcctcccccctcccaccagcccgggcgggcctcccccctctcgCCAGCACGGGCGGGCCTTCACCcttcccgccagcctgggcgggcctccccctctcccgccagtccgggagggcctccccccctcccgacaaACCGGGCGGGCCTCCCACCTCCCGCCAGACCGGGCGGGCCTCCCCTACCTCTCGCCAGCCAGGCGGGCCTTGTctactcccgccagcccgggcgggcctctcccTCTCCCACTAGCCCGGCCGGGCCACCCCCCCCTCCCTCCAGCTCAAGCGGTGctttcccccctcccgccagcccgggcaggcctccctcCCTCTCGCCAGCCCGGGAGAGCCTTAACCCCACCCGCCATCCCAGGCGGGcatccccccctcccgccagcccaggcgggcctcctccctcccgccagcctgggcaggcctcccccccctccctccagcccgggtgggccctccccccctcctgccagaccgggcaggcctccccctccGGCTAgcccgggcgggtctcccccctcccgccagccctggCCGGCCTCCCCTCTCCCGCCAGCTAGGGCTGGCCTCCGCCCTCCCACAAGCactggagggcctcccccccttccgCCAGCCAGG aaaaaacccagacatgataTGACGTGTCCGAGGCCTTTCTCTTACAGTATACTTGAAACAAATAttttagttgttatgtgtgcagtgtattga